A single region of the Nocardioides sp. W7 genome encodes:
- a CDS encoding NADH-quinone oxidoreductase subunit D, protein MSTTEDLYAGTSDTTEGRVFTVTGQDWDQIAEGLAEEADERIVVNMGPQHPSTHGVLRLILELEGETVTEARCGIGYLHTGIEKNMEFRSWVQGVTFCTRMDYLSPFYNEMTYVLGVERLLDIEDQVPEKAEVMRVLLMELNRISSHLVCIATGGMEIGALTVMTMGFRERELVLDLFELITGLRMNHAFIRPGGVAQDLPPGALDEIRGFVALMKKRLPEYAALCNANPIFKARLEGVGHLDLEGCLALGLTGPVLRSTGYPWDLRKSEPYSGYETYDFEVQTWDTADAYGRFRIRLNEMWESLKIVEQAADRLAGLEGAPVMVGDKKIAWPSQLAIGSDGMGNSLDHIRHIMGESMEALIHHFKLVTEGFRVPAGQAYVPIESPRGELGAHVVSDGGTRPFRAHFRDPSFTNLQATSVMSEGGMVADVIVAIASIDPVMGGVDR, encoded by the coding sequence ATGAGCACGACCGAAGATCTCTACGCCGGCACGAGCGACACGACCGAGGGTCGCGTCTTCACGGTCACCGGCCAGGACTGGGACCAGATCGCCGAGGGCCTCGCGGAGGAGGCCGACGAGCGGATCGTGGTCAACATGGGTCCGCAGCACCCGTCGACGCACGGCGTGCTCCGGCTGATCCTCGAGCTCGAGGGTGAGACGGTGACCGAGGCCCGCTGCGGCATCGGGTACCTGCACACCGGCATCGAGAAGAACATGGAGTTCCGCTCCTGGGTGCAGGGCGTCACCTTCTGCACCCGGATGGACTACCTCTCGCCGTTCTACAACGAGATGACCTACGTCCTCGGCGTCGAGCGGCTCCTCGACATCGAGGACCAGGTGCCGGAGAAGGCCGAGGTCATGCGGGTGCTCCTGATGGAGCTCAACCGGATCTCCTCCCACCTGGTCTGCATCGCCACCGGCGGCATGGAGATCGGCGCGCTGACGGTCATGACCATGGGCTTCCGCGAGCGCGAGCTGGTCCTCGACCTGTTCGAGCTGATCACCGGCCTGCGCATGAACCACGCGTTCATCCGGCCGGGCGGCGTCGCCCAGGACCTGCCCCCGGGTGCGCTCGACGAGATCCGCGGCTTCGTGGCCCTGATGAAGAAGCGGCTCCCGGAGTACGCCGCACTCTGCAACGCCAACCCGATCTTCAAGGCCCGCCTCGAGGGCGTCGGCCACCTCGACCTGGAGGGCTGCCTGGCCCTGGGCCTCACCGGCCCGGTGCTGCGCAGCACCGGCTACCCGTGGGACCTGCGCAAGTCCGAGCCCTACTCCGGCTACGAGACCTACGACTTCGAGGTCCAGACCTGGGACACGGCCGACGCCTACGGCCGGTTCCGGATCCGCCTCAACGAGATGTGGGAGTCGCTGAAGATCGTCGAGCAGGCCGCCGACCGGCTCGCCGGCCTCGAGGGCGCCCCGGTGATGGTGGGCGACAAGAAGATCGCCTGGCCCAGCCAGCTCGCGATCGGCTCCGACGGCATGGGCAACTCCCTCGACCACATCCGCCACATCATGGGCGAGTCGATGGAGGCGCTGATCCACCACTTCAAGCTGGTGACCGAGGGCTTCCGGGTCCCGGCCGGCCAGGCGTACGTGCCGATCGAGTCGCCGCGCGGCGAGCTCGGCGCCCACGTCGTCTCCGACGGCGGCACCCGCCCGTTCCGCGCCCACTTCCGGGACCCGTCGTTCACCAATCTGCAGGCCACGAGCGTGATGAGCGAGGGCGGCATGGTCGCCGACGTCATCGTCGCGATCGCATCCATCGACCCGGTCATGGGAGGCGTCGACCGATGA
- the nuoE gene encoding NADH-quinone oxidoreductase subunit NuoE — MTIQSNEISDATYAELEQIAARYPEPRSGLLPMLHLVQSAMGRITPEGIEACADILGISAADVSGVATFYTMYKRKPVGDYHVGVCTNTLCAVMGGDVIFERLKEHLDVGNDETTADGRITLEHVECNAACDYAPVMMVNWEFMDNQTPQSAVELVDDLRAGREVTSTRGPRICTWREAERVLAGFPDGRVDEGPAAGPASLVGLGIARERGWSAPSPDAEGTTGSANEVADTKTEAVAQADTSRAQSETVQSETVEEKTDD; from the coding sequence ATGACGATCCAGAGCAACGAGATCAGCGACGCGACGTACGCCGAGCTGGAGCAGATCGCGGCCCGCTACCCGGAGCCGCGCTCGGGCCTGCTGCCGATGCTGCACCTGGTGCAGTCGGCCATGGGCCGGATCACGCCGGAGGGGATCGAGGCCTGCGCCGACATCCTCGGCATCTCCGCGGCGGACGTCAGCGGGGTCGCGACGTTCTACACGATGTACAAGCGCAAGCCGGTCGGCGACTACCACGTCGGGGTCTGCACCAACACGCTGTGCGCGGTGATGGGCGGCGACGTGATCTTCGAGCGGCTCAAGGAGCACCTCGACGTCGGCAACGACGAGACCACCGCCGACGGCAGGATCACCCTCGAGCACGTGGAGTGCAACGCGGCGTGCGACTACGCGCCGGTGATGATGGTCAACTGGGAGTTCATGGACAACCAGACCCCGCAGTCGGCGGTGGAGCTGGTCGACGACCTCCGCGCCGGTCGGGAGGTCACCTCCACCCGGGGCCCGCGCATCTGCACGTGGCGCGAGGCGGAGCGGGTGCTGGCCGGCTTCCCCGACGGCCGCGTCGACGAGGGACCCGCCGCGGGCCCGGCCTCGCTGGTCGGCCTCGGGATCGCCCGCGAGCGCGGCTGGAGCGCCCCGTCGCCGGACGCCGAGGGCACGACGGGGTCGGCCAACGAGGTGGCCGACACCAAGACCGAGGCGGTGGCCCAGGCCGACACGTCGCGGGCCCAGAGCGAAACGGTGCAGAGCGAAACGGTGGAGGAGAAGACGGATGACTGA
- a CDS encoding NADH-quinone oxidoreductase subunit C: MSDEKTPEQAALDQSPENAPATTDPEVRAVGVRSGMFGAKGSGDTSGYGGLVQPVVLPGAAQRPFEGWHEEVAGALDVALAAGGVEHAVESVVIHRREITFHVRRADLPTVAQVLRDDLKLRFEFCAGVSGVHYPADEGRELHAVYHLLSMTHNRRIRVEVTAPDADPHIPSIVAVYPTVDWHERETYDMFGIVFDGHPALTRVLMPDDWPGHPQRKDYPLGGIPVEYKGGTVPPPDQRRSYN, translated from the coding sequence ATGAGCGACGAGAAGACACCCGAGCAGGCGGCGCTCGACCAGTCGCCCGAGAACGCCCCCGCCACCACCGACCCGGAGGTCCGCGCCGTCGGCGTGCGCAGCGGCATGTTCGGTGCGAAGGGCTCCGGCGACACGAGCGGGTACGGCGGCCTGGTCCAGCCGGTCGTCCTCCCCGGCGCGGCCCAGCGGCCGTTCGAGGGCTGGCACGAGGAGGTCGCGGGCGCGCTCGACGTGGCCCTCGCGGCCGGCGGCGTCGAGCACGCGGTGGAGAGCGTGGTGATCCACCGCCGCGAGATCACCTTCCACGTCCGACGAGCCGACCTGCCGACCGTCGCGCAGGTGCTCCGCGACGACCTCAAGCTGCGCTTCGAGTTCTGCGCCGGCGTCAGCGGCGTGCACTACCCCGCCGACGAGGGCCGCGAGCTGCACGCGGTCTACCACCTGCTCTCGATGACCCACAACCGCCGGATCCGGGTCGAGGTGACGGCGCCCGACGCCGATCCGCACATCCCGTCGATCGTGGCGGTCTACCCGACCGTCGACTGGCACGAGCGCGAGACCTACGACATGTTCGGGATCGTCTTCGACGGCCACCCGGCGCTCACCCGGGTCCTGATGCCCGACGACTGGCCGGGCCACCCCCAGCGCAAGGACTACCCGCTGGGCGGCATTCCCGTGGAGTACAAGGGCGGCACCGTTCCGCCTCCCGACCAGCGGAGGTCGTACAACTGA
- a CDS encoding NADH-quinone oxidoreductase subunit B: MGIEEKLPSGVLLTTVEGVAGYMRKASFWPATFGLACCAIEMMSSGGPKYDLGRFGMEVFRASPRQADLMIVAGRVSQKMAPVLRQIYDQMPEPKWVLAMGVCASSGGMFNNYAVVQGVDHIVPVDMYLPGCPPRPEMLMDAILKLHDQVQSKKLGVNRLAEIEERENAALKALPTSEMKGLLR, from the coding sequence ATGGGTATCGAGGAGAAGCTCCCCAGCGGCGTCCTGCTGACGACCGTGGAGGGTGTCGCCGGCTACATGCGCAAGGCGTCGTTCTGGCCGGCGACCTTCGGCCTGGCCTGCTGCGCGATCGAGATGATGAGCAGCGGCGGCCCGAAGTACGACCTCGGCCGCTTCGGGATGGAGGTCTTCCGGGCCAGCCCGCGCCAGGCCGACCTGATGATCGTGGCCGGCCGGGTCAGCCAGAAGATGGCCCCGGTCCTGCGCCAGATCTACGACCAGATGCCCGAGCCCAAGTGGGTGCTCGCGATGGGCGTGTGCGCCAGTAGCGGCGGCATGTTCAACAACTACGCGGTCGTCCAGGGCGTCGACCACATCGTCCCCGTCGACATGTACCTCCCGGGCTGTCCGCCGCGCCCGGAGATGCTCATGGACGCGATCTTGAAGCTGCACGACCAGGTCCAGTCCAAGAAGCTCGGCGTCAACCGCCTCGCCGAGATCGAGGAGCGCGAGAACGCCGCGCTGAAGGCGCTGCCGACCTCGGAGATGAAGGGCCTGCTCCGATGA
- a CDS encoding NADH-quinone oxidoreductase subunit A, whose amino-acid sequence MELYTPVLFLAALAALFAVGSVAMSAFIGPKRYNRARLDSYECGIEPTPQPVGGGRFPVKYYITAMLFIVFDIEIIFLYPWAVHFDAMKFFGLIEMVLFIGTVFVAYAYVWRRGGLEWD is encoded by the coding sequence ATGGAGCTCTACACCCCGGTGCTGTTTCTGGCCGCGCTCGCGGCTCTGTTCGCCGTGGGATCGGTGGCCATGTCCGCGTTCATCGGGCCGAAGCGCTACAACCGTGCGCGGCTCGACTCCTACGAGTGCGGCATCGAGCCGACGCCGCAGCCCGTGGGCGGCGGCCGCTTCCCGGTGAAGTACTACATCACCGCGATGCTCTTCATCGTCTTCGACATCGAGATCATCTTTCTCTACCCCTGGGCCGTGCATTTCGACGCGATGAAGTTCTTCGGCCTCATCGAGATGGTCCTCTTCATCGGCACCGTCTTCGTCGCCTACGCCTATGTATGGCGACGCGGCGGCCTCGAATGGGATTGA